One Spinacia oleracea cultivar Varoflay chromosome 4, BTI_SOV_V1, whole genome shotgun sequence DNA segment encodes these proteins:
- the LOC110776231 gene encoding uncharacterized protein, which yields MGNLKMTKKGGGSKKAGRTPPKKHVVKPSASGSRKKKRQKLVYQEASEDLDGVQCSEEESSEEESSSEESSSEECSASSSASSTEGSEGDSSSSSSSSEEEEPRKRKRKKSSKKASMKASKKASKKVSKKKSKSAGEIVKARNRVVLTHLRTCEKAPKIICRVESFVKLIKKLDDSRREEVEKMGFSGLLEMKLGKLDRRFCYWLMTRVDAEGHVEFGDGNVFRFTPQHVQRIFGLPMGTKDVPAPVAIDWKDQQMVRPAIELFKMSGTGVADPSKDMVLLEKVAKVVEGEKDSAGEVIPLSTPGEKLAFRNAFLAVVVGHLLCPTAMCTNLSHKLMAVVSLGGVAEEYDWCTWTYNRLMERVEVFLKSFYDDGYARGCGGCVVALMIFYLDRLAGTPVDVEPLPRLKVWGNLEVKKAIKRDKRKGYDYGRSKSKKVVYDGEVRNSVSGLTNKEVDRRIEIVDEPLTGKGTETDPSRADVGNAGGNAGVSLLGNLSRDSAAVQELAHQVLELFKPGLERMIVNAVSEREWLASGSGMGVGGDGSGWGGSLVGTGGFAGSGWVGPRGGLVGTSGFGGTRRFVGRGDYGVGTSMGMGRGAGGMGIGRGPYGFLGGMGRGGGDDDVSVGLGLGLLGFENAPRQGYDAAARAPIDFDAFASGKNSGGSGGSGGSGGSGGKNIAGGGYSAGDSGSFHYNIGGGGGGVSAAVSNGLSTAAAPVQVEEGPVGKVGMVAASCVKLANQLSSEEMLDSTTGSSKKSDAAAVPPQPPFHQKVEQVTNVEQVTIVDKGKEKEKENEPAITPGTGPKRVIKPALSSAVYELSTNPQRITAFANRVLVFIRSWRSSRNIPTCPGPEMISCDGGVADQRDCYHTLMASQCVSSGYVRMASFLYTKV from the exons ATGGGGAATTTAAAGATGACGAAGAAAGGGGGTGGTTCAAAGAAAGCTGGGAGAACCCCTCCGAAGAAGCATGTTGTGAAACCTAGTGCAAGTGGTAGTAGGAAGAAAAAGAGGCAGAAGCTGGTGTACCAGGAGGCAAGTGAAGATCTAGATGGCGTACAATGCAGCGAGGAGGAAAGTAGTGAAGAGGAGTCCTCCTCCGAGGAGTCCTCCTCTGAGGAGTGCTCTGCTTCATCTTCTGCGTCATCCACGGAAGGGTCAGAAGGTGATTCCtcgtcttcatcttcttcttcggaGGAGGAAGAGccaagaaagagaaagaggaagAAGTCCTCGAAGAAGGCCTCGATGAAGGCCTCAAAAAAGGCCTCGAAGAAG GTTTCGAAGAAAAAGAGCAAGAGTGCCGGGGAGATTGTCAAGGCACGTAATCGTGTTGTCTTGACGCATTTACGAACTTGTGAAAAG GCCCCTAAAATTATTTGCCGGGTCGAGTCGTTCGTCAAGTTAATCAAGAAACTGGATGATTCAAGACGGGAAGAAGTAGAGAAAATGGGTTTCTCGGGGTTGTTGGAAATGAAGTTGGGGAAGTTGGACAGGAGGTTCTGTTACTGGTTGATGACCAGGGTAGATGCTGAGGGGCATGTAGAGTTTGGGGATGGGAATGTGTTCCGGTTTACCCCGCAACATGTTCAAAGGATTTTTGGGCTGCCAATGGGAACGAAGGATGTTCCTGCACCTGTGGCAATTGATTGGAAGGATCAGCAAATGGTACGTCCTGCCATTGAGCTATTTAAGATGTCCGGTACTGGAGTTGCTGATCCTTCgaaggatatggtgttgttggaGAAGGTAGCCAAAGTTGTGGAGGGGGAGAAAGATTCAGCGGGGGAGGTTATACCTCTAAGTACCCCTGGTGAGAAGCTAGCATTTAGGAATGCGTTCTTGGCTGTGGTAGTGGGCCACTTACTTTGCCCTACAGCCATGTGCACCAACCTGTCACACAAATTGATGGCTGTGGTTTCGTTGGGTGGTGTGGCAGAGGAGTACGATTGGTGCACGTGGACTTATAATAGGCTGATGGAACGTGTGGAAgtgtttttgaagagtttttaCGATGATGGTTATGCTCGTGGATGCGGTGGCTGTGTTGTGGCCTTAATG ATTTTTTACCTTGATCGCTTGGCGGGAACCCCCGTTGATGTAGAACCTTTACCTAGGTTGAAGGTTTGGGGGAACCTGGAAGTGAAAAAAGCAATCAAGAGAGACAAGAGAAAAGGATATGACTATGGTAGATCCAAG TCAAAGAAGGTGGTTTATGATGGTGAAGTGAGAAACAGTGTTAGTGGCCTGACAAACAAGGAAGTTGACAGGCGGATTGAAATTGTGGATGAGCCGTTGACCGGCAAGGGCACGGAAACTGATCCTAGCAGGGCAGATGTTGGCAATGCAGGGGGAAACGCTGGTGTTTCCCTCTTAGGAAATCTAAGTAGAGATAGTGCCGCTGTACAAGAACTGGCGCATCAG GTACTTGAGTTGTTCAAACCCGGGTTGGAGCGTATGATTGTGAATGCTGTGTCCGAGAGGGAATGGTTAGCGAGCGGTAGTGGTATGGGTGTTGGTGGTGATGGCAGTGGGTGGGGTGGTAGTTTGGTTGGCACTGGGGGGTTTGCTGGCAGTGGTTGGGTTGGGCCTCGTGGTGGGTTGGTTGGCACTAGTGGGTTTGGGGGCACTAGGCGGTTTGTTGGCAGAGGTGATTACGGTGTTGGTACGAGTATGGGAATGGGAAGAGGGGCTGGTGGTATGGGAATTGGAAGAGGGCCTTATGGTTTTCTTGGGGGTATGGGAAGAGGGGGTGGTGATGATGATGTAAGTGTAGGTCTAGGTCTAGGTCTTCTTGGGTTTGAGAACGCTCCTCGTCAAGGCTACGATGCTGCTGCTCGAGCACCGATCGACTTTGATGCATTTGCAAGTGGAAAGAATTCAGGAGGATCAGGAGGATCAGGAGGTTCAGGAGGATCAGGTGGAAAGAACATTGCTGGTGGGGGATACTCAGCAGGGGATTCTGGTTCGTTCCACTATAACATTGGTGGTGGGGGTGGCGGTGTTTCAGCTGCTGTTTCGAACGGTCTCTCGACTGCTGCGGCACCTGTTCAGGTCGAGGAAGGTCCTGTTGGGAAGGTTGGAATGGTGGCAGCTTCGTGTGTGAAGCTAGCTAATCAACTTTCGTCTGAGGAGATGCTAGACTCTACAACTGGATCTTCAAAGAAATCAGACGCCGCAGCCGTTCCACCGCAGCCGCCGTTCCACCAGAAAGTTGAGCAAGTGACAAATGTTGAGCAAGTGACAATTGTAGataaaggaaaagagaaagaaaaagagaacgAGCCAGCAATTACTCCCGGGACTGGGCCCAAGAGAGTGATTAAGCCTGCGTTGTCTTCTGCTGTGTATGAGTTGTCTACGAATCCACAGAGAATTACAGCGTTTGCAAACCGTGTCCTTGTATTCATCCGATCTTGGCGGTCATCAAGGAACATCCCCACCTG CCCGGGACCAGAGATGATTAGCTGTGATGGTGGGGTGGCTGATCAAAGGGATTGTTACCACACATTGATGGCGAGCCAATGTGTGAGTTCCGGGTATGTTCGGATGGCGTCCTTTCTGTACACTAAGGTGTAG
- the LOC110776235 gene encoding uncharacterized protein yields the protein MMRESISGLHLKLSSNNFTLLLLLLLVLTPKAIAWTGEIRGRVVCDVCGDSSIGPEDHVLQGGEVAVLCITKSGEVVNYQAFTDSKGVYTVAETMSESQRWDACLARPISSFHERCNHLRDGSSGVKFTYKRPSGYSYTLKPFVYQFGNTPMYC from the exons ATGATGAGAGAATCGATTTCTGGTCTTCATCTTAAACTTTCTAGTAATAATTTTACTCTACTTTTATTGCTGTTGCTGGTATTGACTCCCAAAGCCATTGCTTGGACTGGTGAAATTCGAGGCAGAGTTGTTTGTGATGTTTGTGGGGATTCTTCTATTGGACCTGAGGATCATGTTCTTCAAG GGGGTGAGGTAGCTGTTCTATGCATAACAAAATCTGGGGAGGTTGTGAACTATCAGGCGTTCACAGATTCGAAAGGAGTATATACAGTTGCAGAAACAATGTCTGAAAGCCAACGTTGGGACGCATGCCTAGCACGACCAATAAGCAGCTTCCATGAGCGTTGTAATCATCTTAGGGATGGAAGCTCGGGTGTCAAGTTCACTTATAAGCGTCCTTCTGGTTATTCTTACACTCTTAAGCCGTTTGTTTATCAGTTTGGTAATACCCCAATGTACTGCTAA